A genomic window from Vitis riparia cultivar Riparia Gloire de Montpellier isolate 1030 chromosome 18, EGFV_Vit.rip_1.0, whole genome shotgun sequence includes:
- the LOC117905804 gene encoding uncharacterized protein LOC117905804 → MLDYETRYVLIEHYYLTLVWVTRQLRHYMTVYSVHLISCLEPLRYLFDRPALVGRLMRWLVLLTEFDIQYVTQKSIKESIVADHLASLPIFDGRAIDEDFPDESVATMTSLPGWCMYFDGVANHSGYRIGVLLISPHSDHIPRSVHLAFSDRHLATNNIVGYEACILGLETTLEPGIR, encoded by the coding sequence atgctagattatgagacgagatatgtcTTGATTGAGCACTACTACTTGACATTGGTTTGGGTCACTCGCCaactgagacattacatgactgTGTATTCGGTGCACTTGATATCCTGTCTAGaacctctgagatatttgtttgacagaccCGCTTTGGttggtcgcctcatgagatggttggtacttttgactgagtttgacatccaaTATGTCACTCAAAAGTCCATTAAAGAGAGTATTGTTGCagatcacttagcctcattacCAATTTTCGATGGTAGAGCCATTGATGAGGATTTTCCAGATGAGAGTGTTGCTACTATGACTAGTCTGCCAGGTTggtgcatgtactttgatggtgtagccaaccattctggatacagGATAGgtgtcttgttgatatcccctcatagTGATCATATTCCTAGATCTGTTCATTTGGCATTCTCAGATCGACATCTTGCCACGAATAATATTGTTgggtatgaggcttgtatcttgggattagagacgaCTCTTGAGCCTGGGATTAGATAA
- the LOC117905805 gene encoding serine/threonine-protein kinase ZRK7-like, producing the protein MGKGKKEREECMLKNGGLLLEKRISYFGGRYSNPIRNFSIQEIQRATDNFNGNLIFNHDVSSFHKWYKGSLEGRVIRIRKICHTSFRGNLQIVTNEIAVATQMSSHKNALKLLGCCLETRIPILVYEFSSCEPLGKKIFDCNEPFPWKSRLKIAYEIASVIAYLHTAFPRPIIHRDIKPSHFFLDNGSTPKLSYFGLSIALPQGETHVEGVCGTKDENIGFHFINVFEEESSELSIHGDYQSPKDHDATPVFKIKEQLDRKRSEWLAYLVTNMISSFGIISMAVMVVYYWLSWQIDSEEFPVFEMFRTFALLFGAVFTFSLNPPLDAIVVTSSNGTFASYSVSSCIS; encoded by the exons ATGGGTAAGGGGAAGAAGGAGAGAGAGGAATGCATGTTGAAGAATGGAGGCCTATTATTAGAGAAGCGAATTTCCTATTTTGGTGGGAGGTATTCCAATCCAATTCGTAACTTCTCTATCCAAGAAATTCAAAGAGCAACAGACAATTTCAATGGAAATTTAATCTTCAATCATGATGTGAGCAGTTTTCACAAATGGTACAAAGGTTCTTTGGAAGGTCGAGTCATTCGTATTAGGAAAATTTGTCACACGAGTTTTCGAGGCAATCTTCAAATTGTCACAAATGAAATTGCTGTTGCAACACAAATGAGCAGCCACAAGAACGCCTTGAAGCTACTAGGATGTTGCTTAGAGACACGAATACCTATTCTGGTTTATGAATTCTCATCTTGTGAACCccttggaaagaaaatatttgattgCAATGAGCCTTTCCCATGGAAGAGTAGGCTAAAGATTGCATACGAGATTGCTAGTGTAATTGCATATCTTCATACTGCTTTTCCTAGGCCCATCATTCATAGGGATATAAAACCTTCACATTTCTTTTTGGACAATGGTTCTACTCCCAAACTATCCTATTTCGGACTTTCTATTGCCCTTCCACAAGGTGAAACGCATGTGGAAGGTGTATGTGggaccaaggatgaaaatatcg GGTTTCACTTCATCAACGTCTTTGAAGAAGAGAGCTCCGAACTTAGTATCCATGGTGACTACCAAAGTCCAAAGGATCATGACGCAACACCAGTTTTCAAGATCAAAGAGCAGCTCGACAGGAAGAGATCAGAGTGGTTAGCGTATCTTGTTACAAATATGATATCGAGCTTTGGGATTATTTCCATGGCTGTTATGGTAGTTTACTACTGGCTTTCATGGCAAATAGACAGCGAGGAGTTTCCCGTGTTCGAAATGTTCAGGACATTTGCACTGTTGTTTGGAGCTGTGTTTACATTCTCATTGAACCCACCCCTGGACGCCATTGTCGTGACCTCCAGCAATGGGACGTTTGCCTCTTACTCAGTCTCCTCCTGCATTTCTTAA